In a single window of the Drosophila miranda strain MSH22 chromosome XL, D.miranda_PacBio2.1, whole genome shotgun sequence genome:
- the LOC117187032 gene encoding ultraviolet-B receptor UVR8-like — protein MHVSLSLVGQHFWSKDQSNAFLFEEDVRQLAVGWTHNAALLRNNEILMWGRNCYGQLGTGSISEQQAVPQPLSLRLPDGQTPARVHMGAEHGLLRTTAGEIYTWGWNEH, from the exons ATGCATGT CTCTTTGAGTTTGGTGGGGCAGCATTTCTGGTCAAAAGACCAGTCCAACGCCTTCCTCTTCGAGGAGGACGTGCGGCAGCTGGCCGTCGGCTGGACCCACAATGCGGCGCTGCTCCGCAACAACGAGATCCTCATGTGGGGCCGCAACTGCTACGGACAGCTGGGCACGGGCTCGATCAGCGAGCAGCAGGCGGTGCCCCAGCCACTGAGCCTCCGACTGCCCGACGGCCAGACGCCTGCTCGCGTGCACATGGGGGCAGAGCACGGCCTGCTGCGGACTACAGCCGGCGAGATCTACACCTGGGGCTGGAACGAGCACTGA
- the LOC117187423 gene encoding uncharacterized protein LOC117187423: MKFFNLQQLYLNSAEFSLQILFAIFTVKIKCFVFQKLNLFHRKKKLFLLHLDDILPQALKLQPRNNNQPTGCSTIIVNQKNCRLLGHTEDALTESLNHYYFVDAHIISDKPQGKYNVKEEHFMSLCYAGHLPGYTMNQNYHGLVFSINTISAELLRSGKTPRHFLTRALLATSNVDDAFRVLKDAGVGAADACSINFTFLADPRQMFYNVEMAPSPDRKNESLLNIKEIPLGNHNYHVNQFDRIRQDQANALMVDSSVSRMQAFGTYKPPSSEQDVRHMLGDVSGGMYCVWRENGSCDEVVKTIAVGIFDLTARTMSLYSDNPSQTEPHCRLPLLFK, from the exons ATGAAGTTTTTCaaccttcagcagctttactTGAACTCCGCGGAATTTTCGTTGCAAATactatttgccatttttacaGTGAAAATAAAGTGCTTTGTTTTTCAAAAACTTAATCTTTTCCACAGAAAAAAGAAG CTCTTTCTCCTGCACCTTGACGACATCCTGCCGCAGGCGTTGAAGCTACAGCCGCGCAACAATAACCAGCCGACTGGCTGCTCCACAATCATTGTCAACCAAAAGAATTGC CGACTGTTGGGTCACACCGAGGATGCCCTGACGGAATCCCTCAATCATTACTATTTTGTTGACGCGCACATCATCAGCGACAAGCCGCAGGGCAAATACAATGTCAAGGAGGAGCACTTTATGTCCCTGTGCTATGCCGGACACTTGCCCGGCTACACCATGAATCAGAATTATCATGGCCTGGTCTTCAGCATCAATACGATCAGTGCGGAGCTGTTGCGCAGTGGCAAGACAC CGAGACACTTCTTGACACGAGCCCTGCTGGCCACCAGCAATGTGGACGATGCTTTTAGGGTGCTCAAGGACGCAGGTGTGGGAGCAGCCGATGCCTGCTCCATTAACTTTACCTTCTTGGC CGATCCCCGCCAGATGTTCTATAATGTGGAGATGGCGCCTTCGCCAGACCGTAAGAATGAGTCGCTTTTGAACATCAAGGAGATACCCTTGGGCAATCATAACTACCATGTGAATCA ATTCGATCGCATACGCCAGGATCAGGCCAACGCTCTGATGGTCGACTCCAGCGTATCGCGAATGCAGGCGTTCGGCACCTACAAGCCGCCATCGAGCGAGCAGGATGTGCGCCATATGCTGGGCGATGTCTCTGGGGGAATGTATTGCGTGTGGCGCGAGAATGGCAGCTGTGATGAGGTGGTCAAAACCATTGCCGTTGGCATTTTCGATCTCACCGCTAGGACCATGTCGCTCTATTCGGACAATCCCAGTCAGACGGAGCCTCACTGCAGGTTGCCTCTGCTCTTCAAGTAG